Proteins from a genomic interval of Equus quagga isolate Etosha38 chromosome 11, UCLA_HA_Equagga_1.0, whole genome shotgun sequence:
- the COG1 gene encoding conserved oligomeric Golgi complex subunit 1 isoform X4: MAAAAASPALKRLDLRDPAALFETHGAEEIRGLERQVRAEIEHKKEELRQMVGERYRDLIEAADTIGQMRRCAEGLVDAVKATDLYCARLRQAGSAAPRPPRDPQPQQPSQEKFYSMAAQIKLLLEIPEKIWSSMEASQYLHATQLYLLCCHLHNLLQLDSSGSQCSPVLSRFPILIRQVAAASHFRSTILHESKMLLKCQAVSDQAVAEALCSVMLLEESSPRQALADFLLARKAAIQKLLSQPHHGAGIKAQICSLVELLATTLNQAHALFYTLPEGLLPDPSLPCGLLFSTLETITGQHPTGKGISVLQEEMKLCGWFKHLPASVVEFQPALRTLAHPISQEYLRDTLQKWIHVCNEDIKNGITNLLKYVKSMKALAGIRDTMWELLNMESTAHSWTVVCRRLLEKPLLFWEDLMQRLFLDRLQTLTKEGFDSISASSRELLVSALQELESSTSNATPNKHIHFEHNMALFLWSESPSDLPPDAAWVNVANRGQLAGSGLSMKAQAVSPCVQNFCSALDSNLKVKLEDLMAYLPSGDSSLSKDVSPSQARSCAFDRYADAGTVQDMLQTHSVACIQHITDCIRVELQSIEDIVQGQQDVLSGVKLHAVLFMARLCQSLGELCPHLKECILGKSGSSEKPARDSRALKKQGKGKTQEIIPTQAKWQEVKELLLQQSVVGYRIWSSAVVKVLAHGFAQSLLLDDAGSVLATATSWDELEIQEEAESGNSITSKIRLPVQPSWYVQSFLFSLCQEINRVGGHALPKVTLQEMLKSCMLQIVAAYEKLPEEKQMKKEGAFPMTQNRALQLLYDLRYLNIVLTAKGEEVKSGRSKQDSRFEKVADYLEGLIDPFDLDVFTPHLNSNLNRLVQRTSVLFGLVTGPENQFTPRSSTFNSQEPHNILPLASSQIRFGLLPLSMTSTRKTKSTSRSIETKAQ, from the exons ATGGCGGCCGCGGCCGCCTCCCCCGCGCTGAAGCGGCTGGATCTGCGCGACCCCGCGGCGCTTTTCGAGACACATGGAGCGGAGGAGATCCGCGGGCTGGAGCGCCAGGTTCGGGCCGAGATCGAGCACAAGAAGGAGGAGCTGCGGCAGATGGTGGGCGAGCGGTACCGCGACCTGATCGAGGCGGCCGACACCATCGGCCAGATGCGCCGCTGCGCCGAGGGGCTGGTGGACGCCGTGAAGGCCACCGACCTGTACTGCGCGCGTCTCCGCCAGGCCGGCTCGGCCGCGCCCCGGCCGCCGCGGGACCCGCAG CCGCAGCAGCCATCCCAGGAGAAGTTCTACAGCATGGCTGCCCAGATCAAGCTCCTCTTAGAAATTCCTGAGAAGATCTGGAGCTCGATGGAGGCCTCGCAGTATCTCCACGCCACACAGCTCTACCTGCTCTGCTGTCACCTTCACAATCTGCTCCAGCTGGATTCTTCTGGTTCCCAATGCAGCCCCGTCCTCTCCCGATTCCCCATACTCATCCGGCAGGTGGCAGCTGCCAGCCACTTCCG GTCAACCATTCTGCATGAAAGCAAGATGCTGCTCAAGTGCCAAGCCGTGTCTGACCAAGCTGTCGCTGAGGCCCTGTGCTCTGTGATGCTCTTAGAAGAGAGTTCTCCTCGCCAGGCCCTCGCCGACTTCCTGTTGGCCAGAAAGGCAGCTATTCAGAAACTTCTCAGCCAGCCACACCATG GTGCTGGTATCAAGGCTCAGATTTGCTCACTAGTGGAGTTACTGGCCACTACTTTGAACCAAGCTCATGCCCTTTTCTACACTTTGCCGGAAGGCCTGCTGCCAGATCCATCCCTGCCATGTGGCCTGCTCTTCTCGACTCTGGAGACCATCACAGGCCAGCATCCTACCG GAAAGGGCATCAGTGTTCTGCAAGAGGAGATGAAGCTCTGCGGCTGGTTCAAACACCTGCCAGCGTCCGTGGTGGAGTTCCAGCCGGCGCTCCGCACCCTCGCACACCCCATCAGCCAGGAGTACCTGCGGGACACGCTGCAGAAGTGGATCCATGT GTGTAATGAAGACATTAAAAACGGGATCACCAACCTGCTTAAGTACGTGAAGAGCATGAAGGCTCTCGCAGGCATCCGGGACACCATGTGGGAGCTTCTTAACATGGAGTCCACCGCCCACAGCTGGACCGTGGTGTGCCGGCGGCTCCTGGAGAAGCCCCTCCTGTTCTGGGAGGACCTGATGCAGCGGCTCTTCCTTGACCGATTGCAG ACTCTGACGAAAGAAGGCTTCGACTCCATCTCCGCTAGTTCCAGAGAGCTCCTCGTTTCAGCTCTGCAGGAACTGGAAAGCAGCACCAGCAACGCCACCCCAAATAAGCACATCCACTTTGAGCATAACATGGCTCTCTTCCTCTGGTCCGAGAGCCCCAGTGACCTGCCTCCTGACGCCGCCTGGGTCAACGTGGCAAACCGGGGTCAGCTGGCTGGTAGTGGGCTCTCCATGAAGGCTCAGGCTGTGAGCCCATGTGTCCAGAACTTCTGTTCTGCCCTTGATTCTAACCTGAAGGTTAAATTGGAGGACCTCATGGCTTACCTTCCCTCTGGTGACTCGTCACTTTCTAAGGATGTCTCCCCCTCGCAAGCGAGGAGCTGTGCCTTTGACAGGTACGCGGATGCTGGGACCGTGCAGGACATGCTGCAGACCCACTCGGTGGCGTGCATCCAGCACATCACGGACTGCATCCGGGTGGAGCTGCAGAGCATTGAAGACATTGTGCAAGGGCAGCAGGACGTCCTCAGTGGTGTCAAGCTGCACGCAGTCCTGTTCATGGCCAGACTCTGCCAGTCCCTGGGAGAACTGTGTCCCCATCTGAAGGAGTGCATCTTGGGAAAATCGGGGAGCTCCGAGAAACCAGCAAGGGATTCTAGGGCTCTGAAAAAACAGGGAAAGGGGAAAACTCAGGAAATAATTCCTACACAGGCCAAGTGGCAGGAAGTAAAGGAACTCCTCCTCCAGCAGAGTGTGGTAGGCTACCGGATCTGGAGCTCAGCGGTTGTGAAG GTTTTGGCTCATGGATTTGCCCAGTCATTACTTTTAGATGATGCTGGCTCAGTGCTGGCTACGGCCACCAGCTGGGATGAACTAGAAATTCAGGAGGAAGCAGAGTCTGGCAACAGCATCACATCCAAGATCCGACTCCCTGTCCAG CCATCCTGGTACGTACAGTCCTTCCTGTTTAGCTTATGCCAGGAAATTAATCGGGTTGGAGGCCATGCCTTGCCAAAGGTGACACTGCAGGAGATGCTGAAAAGCTGTATGCTTCAAATAGTAGCTGCCTAtgagaaacttccagaagaaaaacagatgaag AAGGAAGGTGCGTTTCCAATGACCCAGAATCGGGCACTGCAGCTGCTTTATGATCTGCGTTATCTCAACATCGTTCTGACCGCCAAGGGCGAAGAGGTGAAGAGCGGCCGCAGCAAGCAGGACTCCAG ATTTGAGAAAGTGGCTGACTACCTGGAAGGCCTCATTGACCCGTTTGACCTGGATGTTTTCACACCACATCTCAATAGCAACCTTAATCGCCTGGTGCAACGAACTTCT GTTCTGTTTGGACTGGTTACTGGCCCAGAGAATCAGTTCACCCCTAGGAGCAGTACATTCAACTCCCAAGAACCCCATAACATCCTGCCACTGGCATCGAGTCAGATCAG GTTCGGACTTCTTCCACTGAGCATGACAAGCACCCGAAAGACCAAATCAACCAGCAGAAGCATCGAAACCAAAGCCCAG TAG